The following proteins come from a genomic window of Micavibrio aeruginosavorus EPB:
- a CDS encoding tetratricopeptide repeat-containing sulfotransferase family protein, with product MSAPRTVTINEAFDIGVQHLQAGNLMVADRTFRDILSNMPDYYPARHMLGLTCYHRGQLQDAVHSLREAATQAPDDCEIANHHGIMLSEAGQYDAALAEYDRSITLNPDYPDVHSNRANTLWILKRYAEAEDAARRAIALRSDFADAYLNLGNALVEQSRAEEAIAAWQNALRINPSFSNAWSNIGNAHRDLGRLHDAEESCRKAVALDENNAQGWCNLGNAVRDLGRSVEAEEYYRRATAIKPDYAVAHHNLAIALIDQMKLADAAVSAKYAVTFDPTYVEAWSSMSLALRELGRLREAEDAARRAVSLKPDSAEAQVDFGDVMLMAERFDEAELALNEALRLNPDSTRVYMKLAAAQERAGRIDDALSSIDRAIALSPEMPDPYYRKAGILFIKNDLDAVRTNVDHALALKPDFAHGIAMQAEIALSLGNESEALDYIRRAIAMAPDIPGPYLTLVKLKKFESADDADLIAMHALEPRIKQFGQQQEISLYFALYKAYEDLKDYDRAFDYLRRGNDTKRKTIFFDIDDACKQLDDIARFAAPAIAKNRGHDSDIPVFIVGMPRSGTTLTEQILSSHPDVYGAGELHDFTVCEQLFGGRVTPDNAADIGRTYIDRIRKLDKTGAAKRITDKMPGNFSRIGMIAAALPNAKIIHCRRDPIDTGLSCYKQLFARGQYWSYDLDELGQYYQAYERMMQHWRDTIPDAFIEIDYEDTVNDLEAQARKLIDYIGLPWNDACLKPHEHKRAVITASKAQVIKPVYKTAIQSWRKYESHIHPLIRRVFP from the coding sequence ATGAGCGCGCCACGCACCGTCACCATCAACGAAGCCTTTGATATCGGCGTCCAGCATTTGCAGGCGGGCAACCTGATGGTGGCCGACCGCACGTTCCGTGACATTCTGTCCAATATGCCGGACTACTACCCGGCTCGTCACATGCTGGGCCTGACCTGTTATCACCGCGGGCAATTGCAGGACGCGGTCCACAGCCTGCGTGAAGCGGCCACACAGGCCCCGGACGATTGCGAAATCGCCAACCACCACGGCATCATGCTGTCGGAAGCGGGACAGTATGATGCGGCACTGGCCGAATATGACCGGTCCATCACCCTGAACCCTGATTATCCCGATGTCCACAGCAACCGCGCCAACACGCTGTGGATTTTAAAACGCTATGCCGAGGCCGAAGATGCCGCGCGCCGCGCCATTGCCCTGCGCTCGGACTTTGCCGATGCCTATTTGAATCTTGGCAATGCGCTGGTTGAACAAAGTCGTGCCGAAGAGGCGATTGCGGCCTGGCAAAATGCCCTGCGCATCAATCCATCCTTTTCAAATGCATGGAGCAATATTGGCAACGCCCACCGCGATCTGGGCCGATTGCACGATGCCGAAGAATCCTGCCGCAAGGCGGTTGCGCTGGATGAAAACAATGCGCAAGGCTGGTGCAATCTGGGCAACGCCGTGCGCGATCTGGGGCGGTCCGTTGAGGCCGAGGAATATTACCGCCGCGCCACCGCCATCAAACCCGATTACGCCGTGGCCCACCACAATCTGGCCATCGCGCTGATCGACCAGATGAAACTGGCCGATGCGGCTGTGTCCGCAAAATATGCCGTGACGTTCGACCCCACTTACGTCGAAGCGTGGAGCAGTATGAGCCTGGCCCTGCGCGAACTGGGCCGCCTGCGCGAAGCCGAAGATGCCGCCCGCCGCGCCGTGTCATTAAAACCGGATTCCGCCGAAGCACAGGTGGATTTTGGCGATGTCATGTTGATGGCCGAACGGTTTGATGAAGCGGAACTGGCCCTGAACGAAGCATTACGTTTAAACCCGGATTCAACGCGGGTTTATATGAAGCTGGCCGCCGCCCAGGAACGCGCCGGGCGGATTGATGATGCGTTATCATCCATCGACCGCGCCATTGCCCTCAGCCCCGAAATGCCGGACCCGTATTACCGCAAGGCCGGAATTTTGTTTATCAAAAACGATCTGGATGCCGTGCGCACGAATGTTGATCACGCGCTCGCACTCAAACCCGATTTCGCCCACGGCATCGCCATGCAGGCGGAAATTGCTTTGTCATTGGGCAACGAGAGCGAAGCGCTCGATTATATACGCCGCGCGATTGCCATGGCACCCGACATTCCGGGACCGTATCTGACCTTGGTAAAATTAAAGAAATTCGAATCCGCGGATGATGCGGATTTGATCGCCATGCATGCGCTGGAACCGCGCATCAAGCAATTCGGTCAGCAACAGGAAATCAGCCTGTATTTCGCCCTGTACAAAGCTTACGAAGATTTAAAGGACTACGACAGGGCCTTTGATTATCTGCGCCGGGGCAACGACACCAAACGCAAAACAATTTTCTTTGATATCGACGATGCCTGCAAACAACTGGACGACATTGCCCGGTTTGCAGCGCCGGCGATTGCCAAAAACCGTGGCCATGACAGCGACATCCCCGTTTTCATCGTCGGCATGCCGCGATCGGGCACAACGCTGACCGAACAAATCTTATCATCCCACCCCGATGTTTATGGTGCCGGTGAATTGCATGATTTTACCGTATGCGAACAATTGTTCGGCGGGCGCGTAACGCCGGACAATGCCGCCGATATTGGCCGCACCTATATCGACCGCATTCGCAAGCTGGATAAAACCGGTGCGGCCAAACGCATTACCGACAAAATGCCGGGCAATTTTTCGCGCATCGGCATGATTGCCGCCGCCCTGCCCAACGCCAAAATCATCCATTGCCGCCGTGACCCCATCGACACGGGCCTGTCCTGTTACAAACAGCTTTTCGCGCGCGGGCAGTATTGGAGTTACGATCTGGACGAGCTGGGCCAATATTATCAGGCGTATGAACGCATGATGCAGCATTGGCGCGACACCATTCCGGATGCGTTTATCGAGATTGATTACGAAGATACGGTCAATGATCTGGAGGCCCAGGCCCGCAAGCTGATCGATTATATCGGCTTGCCGTGGAATGATGCGTGCCTGAAGCCACACGAACATAAACGCGCCGTGATTACCGCCAGCAAGGCGCAGGTAATCAAGCCCGTTTACAAAACCGCCATCCAAAGCTGGCGGAAATACGAGTCCCATATTCACCCCCTGATCCGTCGCGTGTTCCCGTAA
- a CDS encoding DUF4402 domain-containing protein encodes MKMMKILMLGAAVAVIGSGVVMQKADAATDALDVEARILNAVTINCTDTLNFGYLAVGEAGTVTIDTADGRTSGNANLIIPGGTIQSGSCDVTGDNTVVMEITGTPGTITDGTDTLTVNNFTFDDPVGAPGAGPYATTGTGAAVAITIGADLVVAGTEAAGSYTGTVDITADYQ; translated from the coding sequence ATGAAAATGATGAAAATTCTGATGCTGGGTGCTGCGGTCGCTGTGATCGGCTCTGGTGTCGTGATGCAGAAGGCTGATGCGGCAACCGACGCATTGGATGTGGAAGCACGGATTTTGAATGCTGTGACCATCAACTGCACGGATACGCTTAACTTTGGTTATCTGGCCGTTGGCGAAGCGGGCACGGTGACCATTGATACCGCCGATGGTCGCACATCGGGTAACGCCAACTTGATCATTCCCGGCGGGACGATCCAATCCGGTAGCTGTGATGTGACGGGCGACAACACGGTCGTCATGGAAATCACCGGTACACCGGGGACGATTACAGACGGAACGGATACGCTGACCGTTAACAACTTTACCTTTGATGATCCCGTCGGTGCGCCGGGCGCTGGCCCATATGCGACAACGGGAACGGGCGCGGCTGTGGCTATCACCATTGGTGCCGATCTGGTTGTCGCTGGAACCGAAGCTGCTGGTTCCTACACCGGTACTGTCGATATCACGGCAGATTATCAGTAA
- a CDS encoding DUF4402 domain-containing protein: MARRHTPWGKTLRSGAALVSAGALMSVGALGVVRAMAATVTLPILVNVIKSIEVTINTSLNFGTVAITNPDVVGAVRLDPSTSRLSLDGRGGLALAGGTPKAGRIRISGAPFPVNVSLAADTMQISNGVDFMTVSKFNFMTDQAGPRVTITPGGAGSSAFLNIGATLTSRTGQPTGTYTGANTIYANYQ, translated from the coding sequence ATGGCACGACGCCACACTCCATGGGGAAAGACACTGCGTTCCGGGGCCGCTCTGGTTTCGGCGGGCGCGTTGATGTCTGTTGGGGCGCTGGGGGTTGTGCGGGCGATGGCGGCCACGGTGACATTGCCCATTCTTGTGAATGTCATTAAATCCATCGAAGTGACCATCAATACATCGTTGAATTTTGGCACCGTTGCCATCACCAACCCCGATGTTGTCGGGGCCGTGCGGCTGGACCCGTCGACCAGCCGGCTCAGTCTGGATGGGCGCGGCGGACTGGCGCTGGCGGGTGGAACGCCGAAGGCTGGCCGTATTCGCATCAGTGGTGCACCGTTTCCGGTGAATGTATCCTTGGCCGCCGACACCATGCAGATCAGCAACGGCGTTGATTTCATGACGGTCAGCAAATTTAATTTTATGACGGATCAGGCCGGCCCCCGCGTCACCATTACACCGGGCGGCGCGGGCAGTTCGGCTTTCCTCAATATCGGGGCCACGTTGACATCCCGCACGGGGCAGCCGACGGGAACCTATACCGGGGCCAATACGATCTATGCCAACTATCAATAA
- a CDS encoding fimbrial biogenesis chaperone, which produces MLMNKKPKASFSHKFLVRGLCVTAAALVLTLAANDAQAIRLTMKRVMFEGSQRTADLTIINNTAEEQVYRLGFKTMRMTQSDGLETLEDGVQDPALKSADSMVRFSPRRVTIPAGGSQQVRLMLNKPKDIADGEYRSHFWIRPEAETAKFDPAPQDNTSAGPSVQIKMLAGVTLPVFVRVGPMNVSATMTNTKATRNGERIAVTMDINREGNRSLYGDVEFSCNGKTLHQVRGIAVYTELATRTVRLNMPVPKEGFGGCATMDVIYRAEAGDAQYKGGVIAQAQVAVP; this is translated from the coding sequence ATGTTGATGAATAAAAAACCCAAGGCATCATTCTCTCACAAATTTCTGGTGCGGGGTCTGTGTGTGACGGCGGCGGCGCTGGTCTTAACACTGGCTGCCAATGATGCGCAGGCGATCCGCCTGACCATGAAACGTGTGATGTTCGAAGGATCACAACGCACGGCGGATTTGACCATCATCAACAACACAGCCGAAGAACAGGTTTACCGCTTAGGTTTCAAAACCATGCGAATGACGCAAAGCGATGGTCTGGAAACGCTGGAGGACGGTGTGCAGGATCCAGCGTTAAAAAGTGCGGACAGCATGGTGCGCTTTTCCCCGCGCCGCGTAACGATTCCGGCGGGTGGGTCGCAACAGGTGCGCCTGATGTTGAACAAGCCGAAAGATATTGCGGATGGTGAATATCGGTCCCATTTCTGGATCAGACCCGAGGCGGAAACGGCAAAATTCGATCCCGCTCCGCAAGATAATACCAGCGCCGGCCCGAGTGTGCAGATTAAAATGCTGGCCGGTGTAACCTTGCCGGTTTTTGTGCGGGTGGGTCCCATGAATGTCTCCGCGACCATGACCAACACCAAGGCGACCCGGAATGGTGAGCGTATCGCCGTGACCATGGATATCAATCGCGAGGGCAATCGCAGCCTGTATGGTGATGTTGAATTTTCCTGCAACGGTAAAACCCTGCATCAGGTGCGGGGTATTGCAGTTTACACGGAATTGGCAACGCGGACAGTGCGCTTAAACATGCCCGTTCCGAAAGAGGGCTTTGGTGGTTGCGCGACGATGGATGTAATTTATCGCGCCGAAGCGGGGGATGCCCAGTACAAAGGCGGCGTGATTGCGCAGGCGCAAGTCGCCGTTCCTTAA
- a CDS encoding carboxypeptidase regulatory-like domain-containing protein, whose protein sequence is MLESQIVPGVSGGFRRQSGGFLSRSEFLNYAILSGLKRSQLYSITRALVFGVALMSCAMVVARNAGAQDDGYYIDGPEELIFSVMVPPYVLSSGIIAYQNDVRFYLPVVTLANLFDFGVESDLGRGVVSGWALEEGRTFSIDVERKTFEVAGKRETLGDLDVLSGDAVDSTDMYVEIGVLNKIWPVELGINISMLAVEVSSDQKLPFMQKMERQDKREMQLEMRKTRLAAKRSDLPFVPTPYRAFSLPFVDLDTEWGYDSDEDDTTGTLRLTGVNDLGYFQADYTTTLGYKNGELEEPDNIRLRFSREAQGEDSLFAGIRHVEWGDTRARHSTLIENGTSGRGVYVTSTDRARDGEYDITTVEGIGTPGWEVELYRNGELLDFQIVDARGEYRFEDVPLNFGNNRIRLVFYGPQGQIRERIENYSFGSGMVEPGQFQYSLSAVDANEDLIRLSDDNVDNPEGVAYSGRASYGLTRGLTVFATTSQTPTRDDDTHNYVTGGAALSTALGLFQAEGYKQLDGGQAIDLRYNTEWKGVNVALRTALYNDFESADAGFGDGALKRDHEGDLSRNFKLPFGLLTLGLNAREEENKIGDTRTSYRTRQSLSFAGVRLGNTTTTSLTDGSHSTSTGQVSVNVRQQRWLLRSQLDYDIFPERDITNVQNELRYSEPEGFFAALNLNHNFVESQSSVGVQLGYDFEKFLGSVESRWQQDEGFSVLMRASTALAPLGPNGNYTMTSDRQSAVAPVRGRVFLDQDGDGLFDEGEQPLQHAQIMVGSYNGANETDEYGQTINYGTAYRLSNVMLDDGSLEDPYYRSGSEGFSVFLRPGVVPSFDFPVVVTGAIDGMVARPDGTPVQGMRLELVNKDGGVVMTTDSAYDGYYTFEFVAPGTYTVRADPAYGVDVPPQTVTVEGDDLFPGGIDLQLITPAAGGAD, encoded by the coding sequence ATGCTAGAATCGCAAATCGTTCCTGGTGTGTCCGGGGGCTTTCGTCGCCAGTCCGGCGGATTTTTATCACGCTCTGAATTTTTGAATTACGCCATTTTGTCCGGGTTAAAACGATCACAATTGTATTCCATTACACGTGCCCTGGTGTTCGGGGTTGCGCTCATGTCCTGTGCCATGGTCGTGGCGCGGAATGCTGGTGCACAGGATGATGGTTATTACATCGACGGGCCGGAGGAATTAATTTTTTCCGTTATGGTCCCGCCCTATGTTCTGTCGTCCGGCATCATCGCATATCAAAACGATGTGCGGTTTTATCTGCCGGTTGTGACGTTGGCCAATCTTTTTGATTTTGGTGTCGAATCTGATCTGGGGCGCGGTGTTGTATCCGGCTGGGCGTTGGAAGAGGGGCGTACATTCAGCATTGATGTCGAACGTAAAACATTCGAAGTGGCTGGGAAACGTGAAACGCTCGGTGATCTCGATGTTTTGTCTGGTGACGCAGTCGATTCCACGGATATGTACGTTGAAATTGGTGTGCTGAATAAAATCTGGCCGGTGGAATTGGGAATCAATATTTCCATGCTGGCGGTCGAGGTTTCATCGGATCAAAAACTACCCTTCATGCAGAAAATGGAGCGGCAGGATAAGCGCGAAATGCAATTGGAAATGCGCAAAACGCGTCTGGCCGCCAAACGATCGGATCTGCCTTTTGTGCCAACGCCCTATCGCGCATTCAGCCTGCCCTTTGTCGATCTGGACACCGAATGGGGCTATGATAGCGATGAAGATGATACGACGGGGACGTTGCGCCTGACCGGTGTGAATGATCTGGGGTATTTTCAGGCGGATTACACAACCACGCTCGGTTATAAAAACGGGGAACTGGAAGAGCCGGATAATATCCGCCTGCGCTTTTCCCGCGAAGCGCAGGGCGAAGATTCTCTGTTCGCCGGGATTCGCCATGTTGAATGGGGCGATACGCGGGCCCGCCATTCGACATTGATTGAAAACGGAACATCCGGGCGGGGCGTGTATGTGACGTCAACGGATCGCGCCCGTGACGGTGAATACGACATCACGACGGTCGAGGGGATCGGCACGCCGGGGTGGGAAGTGGAATTATACCGGAACGGTGAATTGCTGGATTTCCAAATTGTTGATGCGCGCGGCGAGTATCGCTTTGAAGATGTTCCATTGAATTTCGGCAATAACCGCATTCGCTTGGTGTTTTATGGGCCGCAGGGACAAATTCGTGAGCGGATTGAAAATTATTCCTTTGGGTCCGGTATGGTTGAGCCGGGACAGTTTCAATACAGCCTGTCCGCCGTTGATGCGAACGAGGATTTGATCCGCCTGAGCGATGATAACGTGGATAATCCCGAGGGGGTCGCTTATAGCGGGCGGGCGTCTTACGGATTGACGCGGGGGCTGACCGTATTTGCCACCACATCGCAAACACCGACACGCGATGACGATACGCATAATTACGTGACGGGCGGCGCGGCCCTGTCCACGGCCCTCGGTCTGTTTCAGGCGGAGGGGTATAAGCAACTGGACGGGGGGCAGGCGATTGATTTGCGCTATAACACCGAATGGAAGGGCGTCAATGTGGCCCTGCGCACCGCTTTGTACAACGATTTTGAAAGTGCGGATGCGGGCTTTGGCGATGGAGCCTTGAAGCGTGATCATGAAGGGGATTTATCCCGGAATTTTAAATTACCCTTTGGGCTGTTGACGTTGGGCCTGAATGCGCGGGAAGAAGAAAACAAAATTGGCGATACCCGTACATCATACCGGACGCGACAAAGCCTGTCTTTTGCCGGTGTGCGTTTGGGGAACACAACGACAACGTCGTTGACGGATGGTAGCCATTCCACGTCGACGGGGCAGGTGAGTGTGAACGTGCGCCAACAACGCTGGCTTCTGCGATCGCAGTTAGATTACGATATTTTCCCGGAACGCGATATCACCAATGTTCAGAATGAATTGCGCTACAGCGAACCGGAAGGGTTTTTCGCGGCCCTAAACCTCAATCACAATTTTGTGGAATCGCAATCATCCGTCGGGGTTCAACTGGGCTATGACTTTGAAAAATTCCTGGGCAGCGTGGAGAGCCGATGGCAACAGGATGAAGGGTTCAGCGTCCTGATGCGGGCGTCAACGGCCCTGGCCCCGTTGGGGCCGAACGGCAATTACACGATGACGTCGGACCGCCAATCTGCGGTGGCCCCGGTGCGCGGGCGCGTGTTCCTGGATCAGGACGGCGACGGCTTGTTTGATGAGGGTGAGCAACCGTTGCAACATGCCCAGATTATGGTGGGCAGTTACAACGGGGCCAATGAAACCGATGAATACGGGCAAACGATTAATTATGGCACGGCCTATCGCCTCAGCAATGTGATGCTGGATGATGGCAGTCTGGAGGATCCCTATTATCGCTCGGGCAGTGAGGGGTTCAGTGTATTCCTGCGCCCCGGTGTGGTGCCGTCCTTTGATTTTCCGGTTGTTGTGACAGGTGCCATCGACGGTATGGTCGCACGGCCTGATGGCACCCCGGTGCAGGGCATGCGGCTGGAGCTGGTCAACAAGGACGGCGGTGTCGTCATGACGACGGACAGTGCCTATGATGGGTATTACACCTTTGAATTTGTCGCCCCCGGCACCTATACCGTGCGGGCGGATCCGGCCTATGGCGTCGACGTGCCGCCCCAGACCGTCACCGTTGAGGGCGATGATTTGTTCCCCGGCGGTATTGACCTGCAACTGATCACGCCCGCGGCGGGCGGGGCGGATTAG
- a CDS encoding response regulator — translation MDLQPGRAATYTLRDFSVLVVEDYDFMQGLISSMLKAFGVGNITVCDNAREAQTMLNMSCVSGGAVRPIDMVLTDWMMPGGSGRDLIKWMRDHKNEHIKFMPVILVSAFTSEETIFAARDMGANEILVKPLSGEKLANRLLGIIDHPRPFVKAPSYFGPDRRRRIKDIRGKCRRVLTAEKMVTHVESVQSAS, via the coding sequence ATGGATTTACAACCCGGGCGCGCGGCGACCTATACCCTCAGGGATTTCTCTGTCCTTGTCGTGGAAGATTATGATTTCATGCAGGGCTTGATCAGTTCGATGCTCAAGGCCTTCGGCGTGGGCAATATCACGGTGTGCGACAATGCCCGTGAAGCTCAAACCATGTTGAACATGTCGTGTGTGTCCGGCGGGGCCGTTCGCCCGATTGATATGGTTCTGACCGACTGGATGATGCCGGGCGGATCGGGGCGTGATCTGATCAAATGGATGCGCGATCACAAAAACGAACATATCAAATTTATGCCTGTTATTCTGGTCTCGGCCTTTACCAGCGAAGAAACGATTTTTGCCGCCCGCGACATGGGGGCCAATGAAATTTTGGTCAAACCGCTGTCGGGTGAAAAACTGGCCAATCGTTTACTGGGAATCATTGACCATCCGCGCCCGTTTGTAAAAGCACCCAGCTATTTCGGGCCAGATCGCAGGCGGCGGATCAAGGACATTCGGGGAAAATGCCGCCGTGTTTTGACGGCGGAAAAAATGGTAACCCATGTTGAATCGGTACAGAGTGCATCATGA
- a CDS encoding sterol desaturase family protein, whose translation MQTIPANLRIFLSWVTWPFLMVTCIAATAYGFAIDRPALVFTIAYFTMAAILLVLERVMPHEREWNENDGQTFANIAHTLVTKGTVQSCIVFASVIGITNYITPMAEPGHGIWPRDWPMWGQILMGIVAAEFGLYWGHHIAHKWRPMWRFHAIHHSVTRLWIVNTGRFHFIDSFKSVVLGLGILTLLGAPLEVMSWVSAITAYCGMLTHCNVEMRFGFLSYLFNTPELHRWHHSKDLREGDKNFGENIMLWDWVFGTWFNEDRRPPVNIGIKETMPPGFVQQLVWPFVHRYPPKTPAQQSAQQPVQSVPDAAE comes from the coding sequence ATGCAAACCATTCCTGCGAATCTGCGTATATTCCTGTCCTGGGTCACGTGGCCGTTTTTAATGGTGACGTGTATTGCCGCGACGGCGTATGGGTTTGCCATTGATCGCCCTGCGCTGGTCTTCACCATTGCGTATTTTACCATGGCGGCGATCCTTCTGGTTCTGGAACGGGTCATGCCGCATGAACGCGAATGGAACGAAAATGATGGCCAGACCTTCGCCAATATTGCCCACACGCTGGTGACCAAGGGAACGGTGCAGAGCTGCATCGTCTTTGCATCGGTTATTGGTATCACCAATTACATCACGCCGATGGCGGAACCGGGGCACGGAATCTGGCCGCGGGACTGGCCAATGTGGGGCCAAATTCTGATGGGCATTGTGGCGGCGGAATTTGGTTTGTATTGGGGGCACCACATCGCGCACAAATGGCGCCCGATGTGGCGTTTCCACGCCATTCACCACAGCGTCACACGGTTGTGGATCGTCAATACCGGGCGGTTCCATTTTATCGATTCATTCAAAAGCGTTGTTCTGGGGCTTGGTATTCTCACCCTTCTGGGCGCGCCGTTGGAGGTGATGTCGTGGGTGTCGGCCATCACCGCGTATTGCGGCATGCTGACCCATTGTAATGTTGAAATGCGCTTCGGGTTTTTATCCTATCTTTTCAATACGCCGGAATTGCACCGCTGGCACCACAGCAAGGATCTGCGCGAAGGGGATAAAAATTTCGGTGAAAATATCATGCTGTGGGATTGGGTTTTCGGGACATGGTTCAACGAAGATCGTCGCCCGCCCGTCAATATTGGGATCAAGGAAACAATGCCGCCGGGATTTGTGCAGCAACTGGTCTGGCCGTTCGTGCATCGTTATCCGCCGAAAACGCCCGCGCAACAATCAGCGCAACAGCCTGTACAGAGCGTTCCGGACGCGGCGGAATAG
- the gmd gene encoding GDP-mannose 4,6-dehydratase encodes MQVHPSALITGITGQDGAHLAEFLLGRGYVVHGVRLYSATDDTQRLRDILDHPCFHLHIGDLNDGGALARLIRDCAPNEIYNLAAQSHVHASFKVPEATAQINALGPLRLLEAVRVLGREHDIKFYQASSSEMFGNAPAPQNENTPFAPCSPYAAAKLYAYWLVRNYRDAYGMFACNGILFNHESALRGQEFVTQKIARGVAALASDRDAPVLALGNLNSRRDWGDARDYVRGMWMMLQRDTPDDYVLGTGQSHSVRDFVNAAFDAAGFSLTWAGIGVGETARCSRTGRLLVRIDPSLFRPTEVNNLIADATKARTILGWTPETDFQTLVRDMIVAAMDDVSHARRDDHWANGNNARFA; translated from the coding sequence ATGCAGGTACACCCATCAGCCCTGATCACAGGGATTACCGGTCAAGACGGTGCGCATCTGGCGGAATTTTTGCTGGGGCGCGGGTATGTGGTCCATGGCGTGCGCCTTTATTCCGCGACCGATGACACACAACGCTTGCGCGATATTCTCGATCATCCGTGTTTTCACCTGCACATTGGTGATTTGAATGATGGCGGTGCGCTGGCCCGCCTGATACGCGATTGTGCACCCAATGAAATTTATAATCTGGCCGCGCAAAGCCATGTCCATGCCAGTTTTAAAGTGCCCGAAGCCACAGCGCAGATCAACGCGCTGGGCCCGCTGCGCCTGCTGGAGGCTGTTCGCGTGCTGGGCCGCGAGCATGACATTAAATTTTATCAGGCATCCAGTTCAGAAATGTTTGGCAATGCCCCGGCACCACAAAATGAAAATACCCCGTTTGCGCCGTGCAGCCCTTATGCGGCGGCGAAGCTCTACGCCTATTGGCTGGTGCGCAATTACCGCGATGCATATGGCATGTTTGCGTGCAATGGCATTCTGTTCAACCATGAAAGTGCTTTGCGTGGTCAGGAATTTGTAACGCAAAAAATTGCACGCGGTGTTGCGGCGCTGGCATCCGATCGTGATGCGCCGGTGCTGGCTTTGGGGAATTTAAATTCCCGCCGTGATTGGGGCGATGCGCGTGATTATGTGCGCGGCATGTGGATGATGTTGCAACGGGATACGCCGGATGATTACGTTCTGGGCACCGGACAATCCCACAGCGTGCGGGATTTCGTGAATGCCGCGTTTGATGCGGCGGGTTTTTCCCTGACATGGGCGGGCATCGGCGTCGGGGAAACCGCGCGTTGTTCTCGCACCGGGCGGCTTCTGGTCCGTATTGACCCATCCCTGTTCCGCCCGACGGAGGTGAATAACCTGATTGCCGATGCGACCAAGGCACGAACCATTTTGGGATGGACGCCGGAAACGGATTTCCAAACACTGGTCCGCGATATGATTGTTGCCGCAATGGACGATGTATCGCACGCGCGCCGTGATGATCATTGGGCGAATGGTAACAATGCCCGGTTTGCGTAA
- a CDS encoding GDP-L-fucose synthase family protein — MPGLRNLPYRRIWVAGHRGLVGASLVRYFRDHYPQCEILTASRDTLDLRRQDETERWIAHNKPDAIILAAATVGGIGANAARPADFLYDNLAIATNVIHAAAVQNVGKLLFLGSSCIYPRDCAQPIAEKSLLSGALEPSNEWYAIAKIAGLKLCQAYRRQGGHDFIAAMPCNLYGPGDRFDLEQSHVIPALMMRFDHARRAGDSCVTLWGTGRPLREFLYIDDLADALVTLLANYSGEGPVNIGAGREISIADLAVKIAHVTGYNGRIEWDSSKPDGTPRKIMDSSRMRALDWAPQTALDDGLATAWDWYVRNRDQQAA, encoded by the coding sequence ATGCCCGGTTTGCGTAATTTACCTTATCGCCGGATCTGGGTTGCGGGACACCGGGGATTGGTGGGCGCGTCGCTGGTGCGATATTTTCGGGATCATTATCCACAGTGTGAAATTCTAACCGCGTCGCGCGATACACTTGATCTGCGGCGACAGGACGAGACGGAACGCTGGATTGCGCACAACAAACCCGATGCGATTATTCTGGCGGCGGCGACGGTGGGGGGGATTGGCGCAAATGCGGCCCGCCCGGCGGATTTTCTCTATGACAATCTGGCCATTGCCACCAATGTCATCCATGCGGCCGCAGTGCAAAATGTGGGCAAGCTGCTGTTTCTTGGGTCATCCTGTATCTATCCGCGCGATTGTGCGCAACCGATTGCCGAAAAATCCTTGTTGAGCGGTGCGTTGGAGCCCAGCAATGAATGGTACGCCATTGCCAAGATCGCGGGATTGAAATTGTGCCAGGCCTATCGCCGTCAGGGCGGCCATGATTTTATCGCGGCCATGCCGTGCAATTTGTATGGTCCTGGCGATCGGTTTGATCTGGAACAATCCCATGTCATTCCGGCGTTGATGATGCGGTTTGATCATGCTCGGCGCGCGGGGGATTCGTGCGTAACATTGTGGGGGACGGGCCGTCCCCTGCGGGAATTTTTATATATTGATGATCTGGCCGATGCGCTGGTGACCCTGCTGGCGAACTATAGCGGTGAAGGTCCGGTCAATATTGGTGCGGGACGGGAAATATCAATTGCTGATCTGGCCGTAAAAATTGCGCATGTGACAGGTTATAATGGGCGGATTGAATGGGATTCGTCCAAACCCGATGGAACGCCCCGTAAAATCATGGATTCATCGCGTATGCGGGCGCTGGATTGGGCTCCGCAAACGGCATTGGATGATGGGTTGGCCACGGCGTGGGATTGGTATGTGCGTAACCGTGATCAACAGGCGGCCTGA